A genomic region of Rhipicephalus sanguineus isolate Rsan-2018 chromosome 1, BIME_Rsan_1.4, whole genome shotgun sequence contains the following coding sequences:
- the LOC119400340 gene encoding tachykinin-like peptides receptor 86C, producing the protein MTLLDAQSVDSLAKLVNGSWADADSPNLTGSLLDSLNLSWPTLTTRTTVVDVSSERQWVLPWWTQLAYACLFGFMVATAVLGNAAVIWIVLAHRTMRTVTNYFLLNLSVADTMTATFNAVFNLVYMLESHWAFGEEYCVFSNFVANLTVSSSAFTLAAMSIDR; encoded by the coding sequence ATGACTCTGCTGGATGCCCAGAGTGTGGACTCGCTCGCTAAACTTGTCAATGGCTCTTGGGCCGACGCGGACAGCCCGAACTTGACTGGCTCGCTCTTGGATTCGCTGAACCTGTCCTGGCCAACGTTGACCACTCGCACGACTGTCGTCGACGTGAGCAGCGAGCGCCAGTGGGTGCTTCCGTGGTGGACTCAGCTGGCATACGCCTGCCTTTTCGGGTTCATGGTCGCCACTGCGGTGCTGGGCAATGCCGCGGTGATCTGGATCGTGCTGGCGCACCGGACCATGCGCACGGTCACCAACTATTTCCTCCTCAACCTGTCCGTAGCTGACACCATGACGGCCACGTTCAACGCAGTCTTTAACTTGGTCTACATGCTCGAGAGCCACTGGGCCTTCGGCGAAGAGTACTGCGTGTTCAGCAACTTCGTGGCCAACTTGACGGTCTCTTCTTCGGCCTTCACCCTGGCAGCTATGAGCATCGACAGGTGA